A genomic region of Runella rosea contains the following coding sequences:
- the hpt gene encoding hypoxanthine phosphoribosyltransferase, whose protein sequence is MQVVKDKQFVPFIDKQTLEERIAEVGRKISEDYRDKTPLFVVVLNGAFLFAAELIKNVPIPCEITFVRVSSYSKTESTGQLKEILGLKESIEGRHVIIVEDIVDTGLTMNKLLFQLSVQKPDSIQVASMLFKPAALKTPLTVKYVGFEIENRFVVGYGLDYDEQGRNLDAIYVLAD, encoded by the coding sequence ATGCAGGTCGTCAAAGACAAACAGTTTGTGCCATTCATTGACAAACAAACGCTGGAAGAACGTATTGCTGAAGTGGGCCGCAAAATTAGCGAAGATTACCGAGACAAAACCCCCCTTTTTGTGGTCGTACTCAATGGAGCATTCCTCTTTGCAGCGGAGCTTATAAAAAACGTTCCTATCCCCTGCGAAATTACATTTGTTCGGGTTTCTTCGTATTCAAAAACCGAATCCACTGGACAATTGAAGGAAATTTTGGGTTTGAAAGAGTCGATTGAAGGCCGACACGTGATTATTGTGGAAGATATTGTGGATACAGGCCTGACGATGAACAAACTGCTTTTTCAGCTTTCGGTTCAAAAACCAGACTCTATTCAGGTTGCGTCGATGCTCTTTAAGCCAGCAGCTCTCAAAACTCCGCTAACGGTAAAATACGTGGGTTTTGAAATAGAAAATCGGTTTGTAGTTGGATATGGTCTTGATTATGACGAGCAGGGACGAAACCTGGATGCGATATACGTACTGGCTGATTAA
- a CDS encoding DeoR/GlpR family DNA-binding transcription regulator produces the protein MHQVQAHMLKRERQAFIMKQVNLHNRALSADLGAMLNVSEDTIRRDLNELAEAGELIKVHGGALSKSYHYDYVPSSTYAFSEKTIIAQKAASLIENGMFVMIGGGTTVRELVRALPQNLHATFFTVSLTTALQLCDHPNVEVIFLGGKLVKNSQISVGGEVISRMNDINADLCILGTNSIDNEGITDSDLEAVQVKKAMIKACKRTAIVTISEKLGSTQRLRVCELNDIDFLITELSPDSPRFSNYTQSGMIIL, from the coding sequence ATGCACCAAGTCCAAGCGCACATGCTGAAACGAGAACGTCAGGCATTCATAATGAAACAAGTGAACCTGCATAACCGGGCTTTGTCGGCTGATTTAGGAGCAATGCTAAATGTATCTGAAGATACAATTCGTCGGGATTTGAATGAATTAGCAGAGGCGGGTGAATTGATAAAAGTACATGGAGGTGCATTGTCAAAATCATATCATTATGATTATGTTCCGAGTAGTACTTATGCCTTTTCTGAGAAAACAATTATTGCCCAAAAAGCGGCTTCATTGATTGAAAATGGCATGTTTGTGATGATTGGCGGGGGGACCACCGTGCGAGAATTGGTAAGGGCGTTGCCGCAGAATTTACACGCTACTTTTTTTACGGTAAGCTTAACTACCGCGTTGCAACTCTGTGACCACCCTAATGTAGAAGTTATTTTTTTGGGGGGTAAATTGGTAAAAAACTCTCAAATAAGCGTGGGCGGTGAAGTAATCAGTCGAATGAATGACATCAATGCAGATTTGTGTATTCTAGGTACCAATTCTATTGATAACGAGGGGATTACGGATTCTGATTTGGAGGCAGTTCAGGTAAAAAAAGCGATGATAAAGGCCTGTAAAAGAACGGCTATTGTAACCATTAGTGAAAAACTTGGGAGCACTCAACGCCTTCGCGTTTGCGAACTAAATGATATTGATTTCTTAATCACTGAGCTCTCTCCCGACTCTCCTCGATTTAGTAACTACACCCAAAGCGGAATGATTATTTTGTAG
- a CDS encoding PorT family protein, with translation MKKFSTSLFILLLAAVSSVYAQSVEWGLKAGVQMTQFMGSDFEGVLATSSSRTPEKISSKGGSTFGYTLGGYVRSTENVFLQGELLVSVKGAQLERLSTSTKTSVQYGQLDIPFSIGYKHNQFEISGGPLLSVQLFENGTLKEFLSQYSNTPLSFSPYKSYAFGYHAGIGAHFNKLGVNLRYLASIQPVSDMYISYTTAGSDPQLRESLFQQNFGSLQLAISYRLSK, from the coding sequence ATGAAAAAGTTTTCAACTTCATTGTTTATTCTCCTTCTCGCGGCGGTTTCTTCGGTATATGCTCAGAGCGTAGAGTGGGGATTAAAAGCGGGCGTACAAATGACCCAATTTATGGGCAGTGATTTTGAAGGGGTATTAGCTACGTCAAGTTCACGAACACCCGAAAAAATTTCCTCAAAAGGAGGCTCAACCTTTGGTTATACCTTGGGAGGCTATGTTCGTTCTACTGAAAATGTATTTTTACAAGGAGAATTACTAGTTTCTGTCAAAGGAGCTCAATTGGAACGGCTGAGTACATCGACCAAAACGAGTGTGCAATACGGGCAGTTGGACATTCCGTTTTCGATTGGTTACAAACACAATCAATTTGAAATTAGCGGAGGCCCTCTGTTATCTGTTCAGCTGTTTGAAAACGGGACACTGAAAGAGTTTTTATCCCAATATTCAAATACGCCGCTTTCCTTTTCTCCGTACAAATCGTACGCATTTGGTTATCATGCAGGCATCGGAGCTCACTTCAACAAACTTGGAGTCAATCTTCGTTATTTAGCCAGCATTCAGCCCGTTAGTGATATGTATATTTCATACACAACGGCAGGCAGCGATCCACAATTACGCGAGAGTCTATTTCAACAAAATTTCGGGTCGTTACAGTTAGCGATTTCTTATCGACTAAGTAAATAA
- a CDS encoding tetratricopeptide repeat protein, giving the protein MKKNSLKYWIFGFTCIFIVVMKPAQAQLYASADFDSKYEMLLSNPGVQIEATEAINKLYNFKFAEADAEFRWLRYRYPNHPMPYFLMGLAEWWKIVPNTDDTRYDDRCIALMDTCITLAEKLYDIRENKIEPSFFLAAAYAFKGRIHSERKHWSRATFAGKNALKYLERCKGQSEISPELLFGDGLFNYFAEWIPDNYPLLKPVLWLFPKGNKQTGIQQLEKVGNNAFYTRTEARYFLLQIYGYENQYAKSYDLAKYSWETYPDNPYFERYYLRSAFVRGNSDEAEKIANSILGKIDAGKTGYEAVSGRNAAYVLAYYANNYHRDLSKAKLYYQKTLDYSTQAKAFTSGYYLASLVGLGRIAEKEKNYDAAREYYKTAVDRGEKKSTQVKEAKDALSNLNKVRREERRKQRN; this is encoded by the coding sequence ATGAAAAAGAACAGTTTAAAATATTGGATATTCGGCTTTACATGCATCTTTATAGTGGTCATGAAGCCCGCGCAAGCACAATTGTACGCATCTGCCGATTTTGACAGCAAATACGAAATGCTTCTCTCCAATCCTGGCGTACAAATTGAGGCCACGGAAGCCATCAACAAATTGTACAACTTCAAATTTGCCGAGGCCGATGCCGAATTCCGCTGGTTACGTTATCGCTACCCTAACCATCCGATGCCCTATTTTTTAATGGGACTGGCCGAATGGTGGAAAATCGTTCCTAACACCGACGACACTCGCTACGACGACCGTTGCATTGCCCTCATGGATACTTGCATTACGTTGGCCGAAAAACTGTACGATATTCGGGAAAATAAAATTGAACCTTCTTTCTTTTTGGCGGCGGCCTATGCCTTTAAAGGACGTATTCACTCCGAGCGCAAACACTGGTCACGGGCTACTTTTGCGGGAAAAAATGCCCTTAAATATTTAGAACGTTGCAAGGGACAGAGCGAAATTAGCCCTGAGTTGCTGTTTGGAGACGGTTTATTCAATTATTTTGCCGAATGGATTCCCGACAATTATCCGCTATTGAAGCCTGTTTTATGGCTTTTTCCGAAAGGGAATAAACAAACCGGTATCCAACAACTGGAAAAAGTCGGTAACAACGCGTTTTATACAAGGACCGAAGCCCGCTATTTTCTGTTGCAGATTTATGGCTATGAAAATCAATACGCAAAATCGTATGATTTGGCCAAGTATTCTTGGGAAACCTACCCCGACAATCCGTATTTTGAGCGCTATTATTTACGCTCAGCTTTTGTACGCGGGAACTCCGACGAAGCCGAGAAAATAGCAAACAGCATTTTGGGGAAAATTGACGCGGGAAAAACGGGTTATGAGGCCGTAAGCGGCCGAAATGCCGCGTACGTGTTGGCCTATTATGCCAACAACTACCACCGCGATCTTTCTAAAGCCAAACTGTACTATCAGAAAACGCTTGATTACTCCACGCAGGCAAAAGCCTTTACCTCAGGCTATTACTTAGCGTCTTTGGTAGGATTGGGACGAATTGCCGAGAAAGAAAAGAATTATGATGCTGCCCGTGAATACTACAAAACAGCGGTAGACAGAGGCGAGAAAAAATCTACCCAAGTGAAGGAAGCAAAAGACGCACTCTCAAATCTCAATAAAGTACGGCGCGAGGAACGCCGCAAACAACGAAATTAA
- a CDS encoding SusC/RagA family TonB-linked outer membrane protein yields MSQNNYVKNNAERLRLVGRRTVGTTLAILFSLSVWAQSYTVKGKVTDTNGQPIPGATVQVPGTATGTAANIDGEFTLPLTGNVKLTFSAVGYSSVSRDVNSSQSIINVSLREDQLNLDEVVVTGSTLRAERRQLGNAITTIKADNLEKSGTPNLVSALQGKVPGAQITQNSGDPAGGITIRLRGVKSIQGSSDPLYVIDGVIVNNETSSVSQLALSLGSQAPNTSLGTNRLADINPNDIESLNVINGAAAAAQYGSRAANGVVIITTKRGKSGAPKINFSTSFSSNELRKGVFISTLGKQFGFRDLRLHTIGVISPAQIAANPGTTTVGIVRDGATSQLASNLVDVTRYNYFDQIFRTGLGNDNTVSISGGTDRTQYFVSASYMKNEGIVKGVDFRRVGLRARVDQRLTNWAKLSAGLNYSNSFSNEKPNGNVFYSPINSVTITNNIYDITQRDAAGNLLAVEPTRVNPLTTVEAMQFTQAVNRTIADAQLNLTPIKGLGIDWIVGVDTYSQLGKNYIPPYPYQAVAGLPAERYPDGFAANATNNVTQFNSDINATYEIDLSKDLKINAAAGFNYQFYQADFTRASGLNTAPFIETVSGAASTTVTAGYGLDRYNLSGFFAQATIGYKNLAFLTGAIRRDRSSKFSPAETNQTYPKISGSFVVSDLGFWENSGLTGIWDGFKLRASYGQAGNLTGIGSYSRFWQFSPVPFLGKNTIIPGSTLANPRVRPERMEEVEVGADLSFLKSRVNIGVSVYNQQIKDLVVNRELAPSTGGTGIVNNVGTMENKGFEISLNALAVKKNDFSADFTVIYNQNRNKILDIDQGNPKTSTLTIGNSAGAPVFLIEGQPASVFYGWPYAYNPDGSLLLTPQNLPQRERGTQDPNDPTKFTVSRAADGQPTGAFVRTVIGNPNPKWTGSFSGNFTYKKVGLRFLLDAVQGVQVFNADKRTRNNVGIGDIAEAEMLGTMARGYVFSLANIEEYRVDDGSFTKLRELALTYQLPKVKGITTWNVSLIGRNLISWDKYNGFDPETNAGNNSDILRGVDFGNVPIPRTYQVQLNLSF; encoded by the coding sequence ATGAGCCAAAACAATTACGTTAAAAACAATGCAGAAAGACTGCGTTTGGTAGGGCGGCGAACGGTTGGAACAACCCTGGCGATTTTATTTTCGCTTAGCGTTTGGGCCCAATCTTATACCGTAAAAGGAAAAGTAACCGACACCAACGGGCAGCCAATACCTGGAGCTACGGTACAGGTACCAGGAACTGCGACAGGAACCGCCGCAAATATAGACGGCGAGTTTACCCTGCCTTTGACAGGAAATGTAAAACTAACTTTCAGCGCCGTGGGTTACAGTTCGGTTAGCCGCGACGTTAATTCCAGCCAATCTATCATCAATGTATCTCTGCGGGAAGACCAACTCAATCTGGACGAAGTGGTCGTAACAGGTTCTACCTTACGCGCTGAGCGCCGTCAGTTGGGAAATGCCATTACGACCATTAAGGCCGATAATCTTGAAAAATCAGGAACGCCGAACTTAGTAAGCGCCCTCCAAGGCAAAGTACCAGGAGCGCAAATCACGCAAAACTCTGGTGACCCAGCGGGTGGAATTACGATTCGTCTACGCGGGGTGAAATCCATTCAAGGAAGCTCTGATCCTTTGTACGTTATTGACGGGGTAATCGTCAACAACGAAACTTCTTCTGTGTCACAACTAGCCCTTTCTTTGGGAAGCCAAGCCCCCAATACATCTCTGGGCACCAACCGTTTGGCCGACATCAACCCCAATGATATTGAAAGCCTAAACGTCATTAACGGGGCTGCGGCCGCAGCCCAATATGGTTCACGGGCCGCCAATGGAGTAGTGATTATCACGACCAAACGCGGTAAATCAGGTGCTCCTAAAATCAACTTTTCGACAAGTTTTTCTTCCAATGAGCTTCGAAAAGGCGTGTTTATTTCAACGCTTGGCAAACAATTCGGTTTCCGAGATTTGCGCTTACACACCATTGGTGTCATTTCACCTGCCCAAATCGCAGCCAACCCTGGCACAACGACCGTAGGAATTGTACGCGATGGTGCTACTTCGCAATTAGCTTCCAACCTCGTGGACGTAACCCGCTATAATTATTTCGACCAAATTTTCCGCACAGGACTCGGCAACGACAACACCGTCTCCATTTCAGGAGGAACAGACCGCACACAGTACTTTGTTTCAGCTTCTTACATGAAAAACGAAGGAATTGTGAAAGGAGTTGATTTTCGGCGGGTTGGCTTGCGCGCACGCGTTGACCAACGACTTACCAATTGGGCTAAACTATCGGCAGGGTTAAATTATTCCAACAGCTTCTCGAATGAAAAACCCAACGGAAACGTGTTTTATAGCCCCATTAACTCCGTAACAATTACCAATAACATTTACGACATCACACAACGCGATGCCGCCGGTAACTTGTTGGCGGTGGAACCAACCCGGGTCAACCCATTGACTACGGTAGAAGCCATGCAGTTTACACAAGCCGTAAACCGCACGATTGCCGACGCACAACTAAACCTTACGCCTATCAAAGGATTAGGAATTGACTGGATTGTAGGAGTTGACACCTATTCTCAATTAGGGAAAAATTATATTCCTCCGTATCCTTACCAAGCGGTAGCTGGACTACCCGCCGAGCGCTATCCTGATGGGTTTGCCGCGAATGCCACCAATAACGTAACACAATTCAACAGTGATATTAACGCTACTTACGAAATCGACCTAAGCAAAGACCTTAAAATCAATGCGGCGGCCGGTTTCAACTATCAGTTTTACCAAGCTGATTTTACCCGGGCAAGCGGTCTGAATACCGCACCATTCATCGAAACGGTAAGCGGAGCCGCCAGCACCACCGTAACGGCAGGTTATGGCCTCGACCGTTATAATTTGAGCGGTTTCTTTGCGCAGGCAACCATTGGTTACAAAAACTTAGCCTTCCTTACTGGGGCTATTCGTCGCGACCGTTCTTCTAAATTCTCGCCCGCCGAAACCAACCAAACCTATCCTAAAATAAGCGGTAGCTTCGTCGTATCTGACTTAGGTTTTTGGGAAAACAGCGGCCTGACTGGCATTTGGGATGGTTTCAAACTTCGCGCTTCGTACGGACAGGCGGGGAACTTGACTGGAATTGGAAGTTATAGCCGTTTTTGGCAATTCTCACCCGTTCCGTTCTTAGGCAAAAACACCATTATACCAGGCAGTACCTTGGCCAACCCTCGTGTACGTCCAGAGCGGATGGAAGAAGTTGAAGTGGGAGCTGACCTTTCGTTCTTGAAAAGTAGAGTGAACATCGGTGTTTCGGTCTATAACCAGCAAATCAAAGACCTCGTTGTTAACCGTGAATTAGCTCCTTCAACGGGTGGTACTGGTATAGTAAACAACGTAGGAACGATGGAAAACAAAGGGTTTGAAATCAGTCTGAACGCATTGGCCGTAAAGAAAAACGATTTCTCAGCCGACTTTACGGTGATTTATAACCAAAATCGTAACAAAATTTTGGACATTGACCAAGGCAATCCCAAAACTTCAACCCTTACCATCGGCAACTCAGCAGGCGCGCCAGTGTTCTTGATTGAAGGTCAACCTGCAAGTGTATTTTATGGATGGCCATATGCTTACAATCCCGACGGCTCACTACTCTTGACGCCTCAAAATCTTCCCCAGCGCGAGCGCGGAACCCAAGACCCCAATGATCCTACTAAATTTACCGTGAGTCGCGCTGCTGATGGGCAACCTACAGGTGCTTTTGTACGGACGGTTATCGGAAACCCCAACCCAAAATGGACAGGTTCGTTCAGTGGAAATTTTACTTATAAAAAAGTGGGTCTTCGCTTCTTATTGGATGCTGTTCAGGGTGTACAGGTGTTCAACGCCGACAAACGCACACGTAACAACGTGGGTATTGGTGACATCGCGGAAGCGGAAATGCTCGGAACCATGGCACGTGGTTACGTATTTTCACTAGCCAACATCGAAGAATATCGCGTGGATGATGGCTCATTTACCAAATTACGTGAGTTGGCTCTTACTTACCAATTGCCTAAAGTAAAGGGAATCACGACTTGGAACGTTTCTTTGATTGGACGTAACCTGATTTCTTGGGATAAATACAACGGTTTTGACCCTGAAACCAACGCTGGAAACAACAGCGATATTTTGCGCGGAGTTGACTTCGGTAACGTGCCCATTCCTCGTACCTATCAAGTGCAGTTGAACCTATCGTTTTAA
- a CDS encoding RagB/SusD family nutrient uptake outer membrane protein, with protein sequence MKKIILYSILSGLMLTATSCDQEYLNPSAASETQVTTDLNGLITLCNGLQYRYTSTRAGILYNAITASGLTTRELTVLNAGNTDEDQLRIGGANVTPSNGVLRNLWSQNQLVKANADLILKSVGSVAGDAGTKSGITVYASIFRALALGTQAQFWQQLPVETADNAKFVTREEALKEAVRTLESAATTLAATPVSTTFTGRIVPGIDLANTLQALIARFSIMTGDNAKALAAANKVDLTKKSLFNFDDAVQNPLFFNTFGNRNVTEPLNATLGLPEALRPIATDKRLAFYLSNPAGVPVGGVNLGRASFFTANNAGIPVYLPGEMLLIRAEASARLNDLAAATTALNAVLTKTTDAWGIGAALPEYAGANTADAILTEIYRQRSIELYLSGLRLEDSRRFNRLAPVAGNTASQIERNRTFYPYPLVERDNNGANTPADPAI encoded by the coding sequence ATGAAAAAGATAATCCTATATTCCATTTTATCAGGACTTATGCTCACGGCTACGTCCTGTGACCAAGAGTACCTCAACCCGAGCGCTGCGAGTGAAACGCAGGTAACGACCGACCTCAACGGCTTAATTACGCTTTGTAACGGATTACAATATCGTTATACCAGTACCCGCGCGGGAATTCTTTACAATGCCATTACGGCCAGCGGCCTTACCACTCGTGAGTTGACCGTTTTGAACGCAGGAAACACCGATGAAGATCAACTCAGGATCGGCGGTGCTAACGTAACGCCTAGCAATGGCGTTTTGCGTAATTTATGGTCACAAAATCAATTGGTGAAAGCCAATGCCGATTTAATCTTGAAAAGCGTAGGCAGTGTAGCTGGCGATGCAGGGACCAAGAGCGGTATTACGGTTTATGCTTCCATATTCAGAGCCTTGGCGCTTGGTACTCAGGCCCAATTTTGGCAGCAGTTACCCGTAGAAACCGCCGACAATGCCAAATTTGTAACCCGCGAAGAAGCATTAAAGGAAGCGGTTCGTACGCTTGAATCGGCGGCAACAACCCTCGCTGCCACGCCCGTTTCAACTACGTTTACAGGCCGTATCGTTCCAGGAATTGATTTGGCAAATACCCTTCAAGCATTGATTGCCCGTTTCAGCATTATGACTGGCGACAATGCCAAAGCCTTGGCGGCCGCCAACAAAGTTGATTTGACTAAAAAGTCATTGTTTAATTTTGACGATGCTGTTCAAAACCCGCTGTTTTTCAACACCTTCGGAAACCGTAACGTGACCGAACCACTGAATGCTACATTGGGCTTGCCTGAAGCATTACGTCCAATAGCTACCGACAAACGATTGGCATTTTATTTGTCTAATCCCGCTGGGGTACCAGTAGGTGGGGTAAATCTAGGACGCGCCAGCTTCTTTACCGCCAACAACGCTGGCATTCCAGTGTATTTGCCAGGAGAAATGTTGTTGATTCGTGCCGAGGCGAGTGCCCGTCTAAATGATTTAGCGGCTGCCACAACCGCTCTGAACGCAGTCCTAACCAAAACCACTGATGCGTGGGGAATTGGGGCAGCATTGCCTGAGTACGCAGGTGCCAACACGGCCGATGCTATTTTGACCGAAATTTATCGTCAGCGTAGTATTGAACTGTACCTGTCGGGATTGAGATTAGAAGACAGCCGACGTTTCAATCGTCTGGCCCCAGTTGCTGGCAATACCGCTTCTCAAATCGAGCGAAATCGTACTTTCTACCCTTATCCATTGGTTGAACGAGATAACAACGGAGCCAATACCCCTGCCGATCCCGCGATTTAA
- a CDS encoding HupE/UreJ family protein, translated as MSEFQAYLQLGFSHITDPNGYDHILFVIALCAIYAFREWKKVLVLVTAFTLGHSVTLALATLKMITYSSAFIELLIPITIFITAVSNFSEKSTGEPKSPKLRYVLAACFGLIHGMGFSNYLRSLLGDQDSIVMPLFAFNVGLELGQLVIVAIALAIASLFVDVIKVKRLTWNHLISGIVAGMALSLILENEVFRTFVGLSVE; from the coding sequence ATGTCTGAATTTCAAGCCTATCTTCAACTCGGATTTTCCCACATTACCGACCCCAACGGCTACGACCATATATTGTTTGTCATTGCCCTTTGCGCCATTTATGCTTTCAGAGAATGGAAGAAAGTATTGGTTTTGGTTACCGCTTTTACACTGGGTCATTCGGTGACCCTCGCCCTGGCTACGCTTAAAATGATTACTTATAGTTCGGCCTTCATTGAATTATTGATTCCGATTACGATTTTCATTACGGCCGTATCAAATTTTTCAGAAAAGAGTACGGGCGAGCCAAAATCCCCCAAACTGAGGTATGTATTGGCGGCCTGTTTTGGCTTAATTCACGGCATGGGTTTTTCCAACTACCTGCGCAGTTTGCTGGGCGACCAAGATAGCATTGTGATGCCGCTGTTTGCGTTCAATGTTGGGTTGGAATTGGGTCAACTTGTGATAGTGGCCATTGCCTTAGCCATTGCCTCTCTTTTTGTTGATGTCATAAAGGTCAAACGCCTCACTTGGAACCATTTGATTTCGGGAATTGTGGCTGGTATGGCGCTTTCTTTGATTTTGGAAAATGAAGTTTTTCGAACTTTTGTAGGCCTATCCGTAGAATAA
- a CDS encoding M1 family metallopeptidase has product MRKQFIFYWLMLTASGLLAQPPAGNYNANSRFEQLGASLPTPNTTRTASGAPGKDFWQQRADYDIKAELDDEKRKITGTETITYFNNSPDELKYVWLQLDQNLFEKNSINATSQNNSIQNQMSSNAVTGLNAPSSVRGSVAGDFSFKITSVKDPKTGQPLKHTINGTMMRIELPMGIKTGQSYAFSVDWNYFINEYYGRAGYEFFPKDGNTNYFIAHWFPRMCVYDDVNGWQHKQFLGQGEFTLTFGNYKVALTVPNDHIVGATGELQNANQVLSAEQLKRMEKAKTATRPVLIVSQEEAEKAEKGKPTGKKTWVYKAENVRDFAFATSRKFIWDAMQIDQAGKKVMCMSLYSKEGNPLWGQYSTMVVAHTIRSYSKYSVDYPYPVAYSCHASGGGMEYPMISFNGGRPEPDGTYSEGTKYGMIGVIIHEVGHNFFPMIINSDERQWGWMDEGLNTFVQYLAEKEWDKDFPTRRGEPQFIVDYMKQDAKNLVPIMTSSDNIMLYGPNAYAKPATALNILRETVMGRELFDYAFKEYARRWAFKNPTPADFFRTMEDASGVDLDWFWKGWFYGTEAVDQDLVEVEWFALDTQNPEINKAEAKKQAEAKRNTVARQRDKDYIKESVVDKNPDMKDFYNTYDPYKVTEADKKKYDTYLASLTPDERKLVESGVNFYTLKVKNKGGLPMPVIVKMQFEDGTDSVARFPAEIWRLNDQNVSKVITSKKKVVQWTLDPYREIADIDEESNSFPRQPAQPTKFQLFKSQGFQRGPNPMREAQQSQQPKTGQQGGAKN; this is encoded by the coding sequence ATGAGAAAACAGTTTATTTTTTACTGGCTAATGCTCACAGCCAGCGGTTTGCTAGCCCAACCTCCAGCGGGCAATTACAACGCCAACTCACGTTTTGAACAATTGGGGGCATCGCTTCCTACCCCAAACACGACACGCACCGCGTCGGGTGCGCCAGGTAAGGACTTTTGGCAGCAACGTGCTGACTACGACATCAAAGCCGAATTGGACGATGAAAAACGCAAAATCACGGGAACCGAAACCATTACGTACTTTAATAATTCACCCGATGAGCTGAAGTACGTTTGGTTGCAATTGGACCAAAATTTATTTGAAAAAAACTCAATTAATGCTACTTCCCAAAATAATAGCATACAAAACCAAATGTCATCCAATGCCGTAACGGGGTTAAATGCCCCCAGTTCGGTTAGAGGAAGTGTTGCTGGTGATTTTAGCTTTAAAATTACTTCAGTCAAAGACCCCAAAACGGGTCAACCGCTCAAACACACCATCAACGGTACGATGATGCGTATAGAGCTACCTATGGGTATTAAGACGGGCCAATCGTATGCTTTTTCGGTGGATTGGAACTACTTTATTAATGAATACTATGGACGGGCGGGTTATGAGTTTTTTCCGAAAGACGGTAACACCAATTATTTTATTGCTCACTGGTTTCCGAGAATGTGCGTTTATGACGACGTGAACGGTTGGCAGCACAAACAATTCTTGGGTCAAGGAGAGTTTACATTGACTTTTGGTAATTATAAAGTAGCATTAACTGTGCCCAATGATCACATCGTAGGAGCAACGGGTGAATTACAGAATGCCAATCAGGTGCTCTCTGCAGAGCAACTTAAGCGGATGGAAAAAGCCAAAACGGCTACGCGCCCTGTGTTGATTGTGAGCCAGGAAGAGGCTGAAAAAGCCGAAAAAGGCAAACCAACGGGCAAGAAGACGTGGGTTTATAAAGCCGAAAACGTGCGTGACTTTGCCTTTGCCACAAGCCGTAAGTTTATCTGGGATGCTATGCAGATAGACCAAGCAGGCAAGAAAGTGATGTGTATGTCGCTGTATTCAAAAGAAGGAAATCCGCTTTGGGGACAGTACTCTACGATGGTGGTAGCGCATACTATACGCTCTTATTCAAAGTATTCGGTAGATTACCCTTATCCAGTGGCTTATTCGTGCCATGCCAGCGGTGGTGGAATGGAATACCCGATGATTTCGTTCAACGGTGGGCGACCAGAACCAGACGGCACCTATTCAGAAGGAACCAAATACGGGATGATTGGGGTGATTATTCACGAAGTGGGGCATAATTTCTTCCCTATGATTATCAATTCAGATGAGCGCCAGTGGGGATGGATGGACGAGGGCTTGAACACCTTTGTACAGTACCTTGCCGAAAAAGAATGGGATAAAGATTTTCCAACCCGAAGAGGAGAACCGCAGTTTATCGTAGATTACATGAAACAGGACGCCAAAAACCTGGTGCCTATCATGACCAGCTCCGACAATATCATGCTTTATGGTCCCAATGCTTATGCAAAGCCAGCCACAGCCCTCAACATTTTGCGCGAGACTGTCATGGGACGCGAGTTGTTTGACTACGCCTTTAAAGAGTATGCACGTCGTTGGGCGTTTAAAAATCCGACCCCTGCTGATTTCTTCCGCACTATGGAAGATGCCTCAGGAGTGGATTTGGATTGGTTTTGGAAAGGTTGGTTTTATGGCACAGAGGCAGTTGACCAAGACTTAGTCGAAGTGGAATGGTTTGCGTTGGATACCCAAAATCCCGAAATCAACAAAGCAGAAGCAAAAAAACAAGCTGAAGCCAAACGCAACACCGTGGCCCGCCAGCGCGACAAAGACTACATCAAAGAGTCAGTTGTTGATAAAAATCCCGATATGAAAGATTTTTACAACACGTATGACCCTTACAAAGTGACGGAAGCCGACAAGAAAAAATACGACACCTATTTGGCAAGTTTAACGCCAGATGAGCGTAAGTTGGTCGAATCGGGAGTGAATTTTTACACTTTGAAAGTAAAAAATAAAGGAGGATTGCCCATGCCTGTGATTGTGAAGATGCAATTTGAGGACGGAACCGATTCTGTAGCAAGATTCCCAGCTGAAATCTGGAGATTGAACGACCAAAATGTTTCTAAAGTTATTACCAGCAAAAAGAAAGTCGTTCAATGGACATTGGATCCGTATCGTGAGATTGCCGATATTGACGAAGAAAGCAACAGTTTTCCGCGTCAGCCGGCTCAACCGACCAAATTCCAATTGTTTAAATCACAGGGATTCCAGCGCGGACCCAACCCGATGCGCGAAGCTCAGCAAAGCCAGCAACCGAAAACAGGTCAACAAGGCGGCGCTAAGAATTAA